A genome region from Anolis carolinensis isolate JA03-04 chromosome 6, rAnoCar3.1.pri, whole genome shotgun sequence includes the following:
- the LOC100553526 gene encoding vomeronasal type-2 receptor 26, which translates to MNDNTPDLLFYQMKPQETLQHQGILSLLLHFEWTWIGVLVSNDEYGERFVQTVLPVFSRRGICFAFIERIYRHTIVTEMGDHFKSGAKTRDKIIESEANVVVIYGENFVIDFLRWFPYLSDHEHMTEKGKVWIIPAQMELTSVAYQKNWTTDIFHGALAFTIHSNDLPGFKMFVEKRNPSSTKGDGFIVDFWQQAFGCVFPSHFFGEVTGDTCTGQEKLDSLPGALFEISMTGHSYSIYNAVYALAYALHAMSSCRFKHNSVADGRGFKLENQPPWQIHHYLKRVSFNNSAGDKVSFDRNGELLAGFDIVNWIILPNQSFHRVKVGRMDHQDSSAGSFFIEHTIMWPHWFNQTQPISVCSESCLPGSSKKVKEGEPFCCYACIPCSEGKVSDLKDMNDCYKCTDESYPNKKQDMCIPKDIIFLSYEEPLGLSLAILALFCSVITALVLGTFMKHHRTPIVRANNRTLTYTLLIFLLLCFLSAFLFIGRPQKLTCLLQQTAFGIIFSTAISSVLAKTITVILAFMATMPGSSTRKWMGKRLSISTVISCSLVQVAICTAWLVSSPPFPDADMHSIPGKIVLKCNEGSITMFCCVLGYMGLLAIVCFSVAFFVRKLPDTFNEAKFITFSMLIFCSVWLSFVPTYISSKGKYMVAVEIFSILASSAGLLGCIFSPKCYIIILRPQLNKRERLIRRKT; encoded by the exons ATGAATGATAACACTCCTGACCTCTTATTCTATCAGATGAAACCACAGGAAACCCTCCAACATCAAGGGATTCTGTCTTTACTTCTCCATTTTGAGTGGACATGGATCGGGGTCCTTGTTTCCAATGATGAATATGGAGAAAGATTTGTGCAAACTGTGTTGCCAGTTTTTTCGAGGAGAGGTATTTGTTTTGCATTCATAGAAAGGATTTACAGACATACAATTGTGACTGAGATGGGTGATCATTTCAAAAGTGGAGCTAAAACACGTGATAAAATCATAGAGAGTGAGGCCAACGTAGTGGTGATTTATGGGGAAAATTTTGTCATTGATTTCCTGAGATGGTTTCCATATCTCTCAGATCACGAACACATGACAGAGAAAGGTAAAGTGTGGATCATACCAGCCCAGATGGAGCTCACTTCAGTGGCGTACCAAAAAAACTGGACTACCGACATATTTCATGGTGCTCTTGCCTTCACGATTCACTCAAATGATTTGCCAGGATTCAAAATGTTTGTGGAGAAGAGAAACCCTTCCAGCACAAAAGGAGATGGTTTCATTGTGGACTTCTGGCAACAGGCCTTTGGATGTGTCTTTCCAAGTCATTTCTTTGGTGAGGTGACTGGGGATACTTGCACAGGACAAGAAAAGCTAGATAGCCTTCCTGGTGCTTTATTTGAAATAAGTATGACCGGACATAGCTACAGCATCTACAACGCTGTCTATGCTTTGGCTTATGCTTTACATGCCATGTCCTCTTGTAGGTTCAAGCACAATTCAGTGGCAGATGGAAGGGGATTTAAGCTTGAGAATCAGCCTCCTTGGCAG ATTCATCACTATCTGAAAAGAGTCTCCTTTAACAACAGTGCTGGTGATAAGGTTTCCTTTGACCGTAATGGAGAGCTACTGGCTGGATTTGATATTGTCAACTGGATTATTTTGCCCAACCAATCTTTTCATAGAGTGAAGGTTGGAAGGATGGATCACCAGGATTCTTCAGCTGGATCATTCTTTATTGAGCATACAATAATGTGGCCACATTGGTTTAATCAG ACCCAGCCTATTTCTGTCTGCTCAGAGAGTTGCCTTCCTGGATCTAGCAAAAAAGTGAAGGAAGGGGAGCCATTTTGCTGCTATGCTTGCATTCCATGTTCTGAAGGGAAAGTTTCAGACTTAAAAG ATATGAATGACTGTTATAAATGCACAGATGAAAGCTATCCAAATAAGAAACAAGATATGTGTATTCCCAAGGATATAATTTTCTTGTCCTATGAAGAACCATTGGGCCTCTCTTTAGCCATTTTGGCTCTTTTCTGTTCTGTGATCACAGCACTGGTGTTAGGAACTTTTATGAAGCACCACAGGACTCCCATTGTCAGAGCCAATAACAGGACCCTCACCTAcaccctcctcattttccttctTCTCTGCTTCCTTTCTGCATTCCTGTTCATTGGTAGACCACAGAAGCTCACATGTCTCCTCCAACAAACTGCTTTTGGCATTATCTTCTCAACAGCTATTTCTTCTGTGCTGGCCAAAACTATCACTGTGATTCTGGCTTTTATGGCAACTATGCCAGGATCCAGCACAAGGAAGTGGATGGGGAAAAGGCTAAGCATCTCCACTGTTATTTCCTGCTCTCTTGTCCAAGTAGCTATTTGTACTGCCTGGCTAGTAAGCTCTCCTCCATTTCCAGATGCCGACATGCATTCAATACCTGGAAAAATTGTGCTGAAATGCAACGAGGGGTCCATAACTATGTTTTGCTGTGTTTTGGGCTACATGGGTCTTCTTGCCATTGTCTGCTTCTCTGTGGCTTTCTTTGTCAGGAAATTGCCTGACACTTTCAATGAAGCCAAATTTATTACTTTCAGCATGTTGATCTTTTGCAGTGTTTGGTTATCttttgttccaacttacataagcTCCAAAGGGAAATACATGGTAGCTGTGGAGATCTTTTCTATTTTAGCCTCCAGTGCTGGACTTTTGGGTTGTATCTTTTCTCCCAAGTGTTATATCATCATATTGAGGCCTCAACTAAACAAAAGAGAACGACTGATTAGAAGGAAAACTTAA